From the Leptolyngbya sp. O-77 genome, one window contains:
- a CDS encoding AbrB family transcriptional regulator: MTEIATSPLTGKALLQKLKEVSHLKARDKAIQCGYQTVGKNQQPRVNMAAFYEALLAARGISLETGSDRDGRGREPTYRVSVHKNGQIVIGATYTDKMGLKPGDEFEIKLGYKHIHLIQIDRDKDGEDSDEE; this comes from the coding sequence ATGACAGAAATCGCGACATCTCCATTGACCGGAAAGGCACTGCTTCAGAAGCTAAAGGAAGTTTCGCATCTCAAGGCGCGAGATAAAGCTATTCAGTGCGGCTATCAGACCGTCGGCAAAAATCAGCAGCCTCGCGTCAACATGGCGGCTTTTTATGAGGCTTTGCTGGCAGCCCGAGGAATTTCTCTAGAAACCGGATCAGATCGAGACGGGCGCGGGCGAGAGCCGACCTATCGCGTCAGTGTCCACAAAAATGGACAGATCGTAATCGGTGCCACCTACACTGACAAAATGGGCCTAAAACCTGGCGATGAGTTTGAAATCAAGCTGGGTTATAAGCACATTCATCTCATTCAAATTGACCGCGACAAGGACGGCGAAGACTCGGATGAAGAATAG